In Deltaproteobacteria bacterium, the genomic stretch TTCAGTCCATCCCAAAATCTTTCGCGCAGCGCCCGGACCTGCGGCATTCCGACCCATTTCCGGGCGGCCTCGCACGCGGCGCCCAGGGCCACGGCCAGGAGAACGTTCTCCGTCCCCGCCCGCCTTCCCGCCTCGTGTCCGGCGCCGTGGACGAACGGCTCGATCCGCGTCCCTTCGCGGAGATAAAGCGCTCCTATCCCCTTCGGTGCATACACCTTGTGCCCCGCCACCGAGAGCAGGTCCACGCCCAGTTCTTCGACGTCGGTCGAGATCTTTCCCACGGATTGCGCGGCGTCCGTGTGAAACGTAATCCCCGCCTCGCGGGCGATGGCCGAAATTTCGGTTATCGGCTCGATGGTGCCGACTTCGTTGTTGGCGTGCATCACCGTAATCAGGATCGTGCGCGGCGTTATCGCACGGCGCACATCGCCGGGGTCGACCATCCCGTATCGATCGACCGGAAGGACCGTTACTTTCCCGCCCAGCTTTTCGAGGAACCGGCACGGATTGATCGTCGCGGGATGCTCCACCGCCGTCGTGACGATGTGATCCCCCCGGTCCCGGTTCGCGAAGAAGACACCCTTGATGGCGTGGTTGTTCGAT encodes the following:
- a CDS encoding cysteine desulfurase, giving the protein MYLDFNASTPICPEGVEAMRPFLADHFGNPSSLHWAGMPAKDAVEKARGQVAGLLGCDPTEIVFTSGGSESNNHAIKGVFFANRDRGDHIVTTAVEHPATINPCRFLEKLGGKVTVLPVDRYGMVDPGDVRRAITPRTILITVMHANNEVGTIEPITEISAIAREAGITFHTDAAQSVGKISTDVEELGVDLLSVAGHKVYAPKGIGALYLREGTRIEPFVHGAGHEAGRRAGTENVLLAVALGAACEAARKWVGMPQVRALRERFWDGLKDIFGDRVTLNGHPDARLPNTLNVNFVGRVGADVLAKLHGVAASTGSACHAGSVTLSPVLAAMRIPPEEGMGAVRFSLGRPTAWEELDEVLVLFRSQA